In Paralcaligenes sp. KSB-10, the following are encoded in one genomic region:
- a CDS encoding biotin-independent malonate decarboxylase subunit beta, which yields MNSYLESNARERIHGLLDKGTFEEFLPPEMRLVSPHLAQLDAPVSFDDGIVIGQGLLCGTRIFAAAQEGGFMGGAVGEVHGAKLVGLLKRAIAENVAAVILLLDTGGVRLHEANAGLIAVSEVMRAVLDARAAGIPVIGLIGGSNGCFGGMGIVARCTNAIVMSEEGRMAISGPEVIETANGVEEFDSLDRALVWRTTGGKHRYLLGDCQTLIADDTAAFRQAAYDAMQACIETGAELTLTALESEQRLLENRLHEFSTHTEPMDIWHQLGIPNPEIVPMLEAQAFSEYAAQYRLGA from the coding sequence ATGAACAGCTATCTGGAATCAAACGCCCGCGAGCGGATACATGGCTTATTGGATAAAGGCACTTTCGAAGAATTCCTGCCGCCTGAAATGCGGCTCGTCAGCCCCCATTTGGCGCAGCTCGATGCCCCGGTTTCATTCGATGACGGCATAGTGATCGGGCAAGGTCTGCTTTGCGGCACGCGCATATTCGCCGCGGCGCAGGAAGGCGGATTCATGGGTGGCGCGGTGGGGGAAGTTCATGGCGCCAAGCTGGTTGGCCTATTGAAACGCGCCATTGCCGAAAATGTCGCTGCCGTTATCCTGTTGCTGGACACCGGCGGCGTGCGCTTGCACGAAGCCAACGCCGGCCTCATCGCGGTATCCGAAGTGATGCGGGCGGTACTGGATGCCCGAGCCGCGGGTATCCCTGTGATCGGGTTGATCGGCGGGTCGAACGGCTGCTTTGGAGGCATGGGTATTGTTGCTCGATGCACGAACGCGATTGTAATGTCGGAAGAGGGGCGGATGGCGATATCGGGGCCGGAAGTCATTGAAACAGCCAACGGAGTGGAAGAATTCGATTCGCTCGACCGGGCACTGGTCTGGCGTACCACAGGCGGCAAGCACCGCTATCTGCTGGGAGATTGCCAAACCCTCATAGCCGACGATACGGCAGCTTTCCGGCAAGCCGCCTACGACGCGATGCAGGCGTGCATTGAAACGGGGGCTGAACTGACGCTCACCGCGCTGGAATCCGAACAAAGATTGCTTGAAAATCGCCTGCACGAGTTCTCAACACATACCGAGCCCATGGATATCTGGCATCAGCTTGGCATACCGAATCCTGAAATCGTTCCCATGCTGGAAGCCCAGGCCTTCAGCGAATATGCCGCTCAATATCGCCTGGGGGCCTGA
- a CDS encoding ACP S-malonyltransferase: MQRLAILCPGQGGQHPHMFDLAKTDTRVEGLLEHWLPEVVCGMPLQEILDDHELLFSNRIAQPLIVAAELAVWEAIKLSIPPPALVAGYSVGEVASYGVAGALSADETIGLAAFRARCMDAHAEASARQSLMAVSGLRSTVIHELITRHGLSIAIENGEDSLILGGLHHDLQAVEPLLAQMGGHTVAIPVAIASHTPLMLGAVAPFREKLEHCAFADFTSPVISGVLAELIATKEKAVTLLPRQIAEKIDWAGCMDACAEAGITVALELGPGGALSRMLRARHPTIESRSVSDFRTLPGVLKWLDRSLR; the protein is encoded by the coding sequence ATGCAGCGCCTAGCCATTCTATGTCCTGGCCAGGGCGGCCAACATCCACATATGTTCGATTTGGCCAAAACCGATACACGTGTGGAGGGCCTGCTGGAGCATTGGCTGCCGGAAGTCGTATGCGGCATGCCTTTACAGGAAATACTCGACGATCACGAGCTGCTGTTCTCCAACCGCATCGCGCAGCCTTTGATCGTTGCCGCCGAGCTGGCTGTCTGGGAAGCCATCAAACTCAGTATCCCCCCACCAGCCCTGGTGGCCGGCTACAGCGTCGGGGAAGTTGCCTCTTACGGAGTGGCGGGCGCGCTTTCCGCCGACGAAACCATCGGCCTGGCAGCATTCCGCGCACGCTGCATGGATGCGCACGCCGAAGCGTCGGCCAGACAATCCCTTATGGCGGTCTCAGGCTTGCGCAGCACGGTTATCCATGAACTTATTACCCGGCACGGACTATCGATCGCGATTGAAAACGGGGAAGACAGCCTGATCCTGGGTGGCCTGCATCACGATTTGCAGGCTGTCGAGCCCCTGCTCGCGCAAATGGGCGGCCATACCGTTGCCATTCCCGTTGCCATAGCTTCGCACACGCCGTTGATGCTGGGCGCGGTGGCCCCATTCAGGGAAAAATTGGAACACTGTGCGTTTGCGGATTTCACAAGCCCTGTAATATCAGGAGTATTGGCCGAGCTGATAGCCACAAAAGAGAAAGCAGTTACGCTTCTTCCGCGCCAGATTGCTGAAAAAATAGACTGGGCGGGATGCATGGACGCGTGCGCTGAAGCAGGTATAACCGTTGCTCTCGAGCTGGGCCCGGGCGGAGCATTATCGCGCATGCTGCGAGCAAGACACCCGACAATAGAAAGCCGTTCAGTATCGGATTTCCGTACGCTGCCCGGCGTATTGAAGTGGCTGGACAGGTCCCTTCGCTAG
- a CDS encoding malonyl-CoA synthase, translating to MSNTNLYAVLESGFPDDRSQVAIQTPARDYSWDDIDHLSARFANLLRRLDLPAGARVAVQVEKSPEALMLYLATIRAGLVYLPLNIAYRAAEVEYFLGDAQPSVLVCASKNLAWIDSLAKKTNTAHVYTMDDDGSGTCLAAAADLSSEFQTAMSQDDDLAAILYTSGTTGRSKGAMLTHRNLVSNAQVLKAYWGWRADDVLLHMLPIFHVHGLFVASHGALLAGARMIWLPKLDIEQALRYLPQSTMMMGVPTYYVRLLADTRFTRELCGKMRLFISGSAPLLTETFRDFQARTGHVILERYGMSETVMLTSNPYDPALGERVAGTVGQALPGVSVRVVDDANGALAGGEIGNVQVRGPNVFKGYWRMPEKTREEFTDDGWFKTGDVGRFGGDARIPGNYLSIVGRSKDLIISGGFNIYPKEIEAIIDEMSGVAESAVIGVPHPDFGEAVVAVIVPRPGAVIDGLRLQTELKALIANFKVPKRIHVIDQLPRNTMGKVQKNVLREAYKEQG from the coding sequence GTGAGCAACACAAATCTTTACGCGGTACTTGAGTCGGGCTTCCCGGACGATCGAAGCCAGGTTGCGATCCAGACGCCGGCACGCGATTACAGCTGGGACGATATCGATCATTTGTCGGCGCGTTTTGCCAATCTGCTGCGCCGGCTTGATCTGCCGGCGGGCGCCCGTGTTGCGGTGCAAGTTGAAAAATCTCCTGAGGCCCTGATGCTGTATCTGGCGACGATACGCGCGGGCCTGGTTTATTTGCCTCTGAATATCGCTTATCGGGCTGCCGAGGTTGAATATTTCCTTGGCGACGCCCAGCCATCGGTATTGGTCTGCGCAAGCAAGAATCTTGCCTGGATCGACAGCCTGGCGAAGAAAACGAATACCGCTCATGTGTACACGATGGACGACGATGGCAGCGGCACGTGCCTTGCCGCCGCTGCGGACCTGTCTTCGGAGTTTCAGACCGCCATGAGCCAGGACGATGATCTGGCGGCTATTCTCTATACATCCGGGACGACCGGCCGCAGCAAGGGGGCGATGTTGACGCATCGGAACCTGGTGTCGAATGCGCAGGTGCTGAAAGCGTATTGGGGCTGGCGTGCGGACGATGTGTTGCTGCATATGTTGCCGATTTTCCATGTGCATGGCCTGTTTGTGGCCTCGCACGGGGCTTTGTTGGCGGGAGCCAGGATGATCTGGCTGCCCAAGCTCGATATCGAGCAGGCGCTGCGCTATTTGCCGCAAAGCACCATGATGATGGGAGTGCCGACCTATTATGTGCGCTTGTTGGCGGACACTCGATTTACCCGCGAGCTTTGCGGCAAAATGAGGCTGTTCATTTCCGGCTCCGCGCCGCTTCTGACGGAAACGTTCAGGGATTTCCAGGCCCGTACGGGGCATGTCATTCTGGAGCGCTATGGCATGAGCGAAACAGTAATGCTGACGTCCAATCCCTATGATCCGGCCTTGGGCGAGCGTGTGGCCGGCACGGTCGGGCAAGCCCTGCCTGGTGTGTCGGTGCGTGTGGTCGACGATGCCAATGGGGCGTTGGCCGGGGGCGAAATCGGCAATGTGCAGGTGCGCGGGCCCAATGTATTCAAAGGGTACTGGCGCATGCCCGAGAAAACCCGCGAGGAGTTCACCGACGATGGCTGGTTCAAGACCGGCGACGTAGGTCGATTTGGCGGCGATGCGCGCATTCCGGGTAATTATCTTTCGATAGTCGGACGCAGCAAAGACCTGATCATTTCGGGCGGCTTCAATATCTACCCCAAGGAAATTGAAGCCATCATCGATGAAATGTCGGGTGTGGCCGAGTCGGCGGTTATTGGTGTGCCGCATCCGGATTTCGGCGAAGCTGTGGTGGCTGTGATTGTTCCGAGGCCGGGGGCGGTTATCGATGGCCTGCGCCTGCAAACAGAACTGAAGGCGCTGATTGCCAATTTCAAGGTGCCCAAGCGTATTCATGTCATAGATCAGTTACCGCGCAACACCATGGGCAAGGTGCAGAAGAATGTGCTGCGCGAGGCCTACAAGGAACAGGGCTAA
- the mdcA gene encoding malonate decarboxylase subunit alpha: MNMADRAWDTRRSNTAQRLARARSALGAVLAGKLLPAAHINDLLYSVLEPGDRVCLEGNNQKQADFLAKALASLDSTRINGLHMLLSVLALPEHLDVFERGIASQLDFSFSGPQAGRLARLASAGKLNIGAIHTYLELFGRYFIDLTPRVALVVAQSADRNGNLYTGPNTEDTPAIVEATAFKSGIVIAQVNEIVDVLPRVDIPADWVNFVVQSPAPYYIEPLFTRDPAKISELQILMAMMAIKGIYAEYGVQKLNHGIGFNTAAIELLLPTYAESLGLKGKICKYWALNPHPALIPAIEAGFVESIHSFGSELGMEEYIRARSDIFFVGPDGSMRSNRALCQAAGHYACDMFIGSTLQIDLQGNSSTATLGRMSGFGGAPNMGADARGRRHASPAWLKAGQQARDRKSAIPHGRKLVVQIVETFREHMQPAFVETLDAWQLAEQTGMPIPPVMIYGDDVTHILTEEGIANLLLCRSDEEREQAIRGVAGYTPVGRARDRRMVENLRDRGIIQRAEDLGVDKRSATRDLLAAKTMKDLVRASGGLYNPPKSFRNW, encoded by the coding sequence ATGAACATGGCTGACCGGGCCTGGGATACCAGGCGAAGCAACACAGCCCAACGCCTCGCCCGCGCAAGGTCGGCACTGGGTGCTGTGCTTGCAGGCAAGTTGCTGCCCGCAGCGCATATCAACGATCTCCTGTACAGCGTGCTCGAGCCGGGCGACCGGGTCTGCCTCGAAGGCAACAACCAGAAACAGGCCGACTTTCTCGCAAAAGCGCTGGCCAGTCTCGACTCGACGCGCATCAACGGTTTACACATGCTGTTGTCGGTGCTGGCGCTGCCCGAACATCTCGATGTGTTCGAACGAGGCATTGCGTCGCAGCTGGACTTCTCGTTCTCCGGGCCTCAAGCCGGACGGCTGGCCAGGCTTGCATCGGCCGGCAAACTCAATATCGGCGCAATCCATACTTATCTGGAACTATTCGGCCGCTATTTCATCGACCTGACCCCGCGTGTTGCCCTGGTGGTAGCGCAATCCGCCGACCGCAACGGCAATTTGTACACCGGCCCGAACACGGAAGATACCCCCGCAATCGTCGAAGCCACCGCGTTCAAGAGCGGCATCGTGATCGCCCAGGTAAACGAAATCGTGGATGTGCTTCCACGCGTGGATATACCCGCCGATTGGGTAAATTTTGTAGTGCAAAGCCCTGCGCCGTATTACATCGAGCCGCTATTTACCCGCGATCCCGCAAAAATTTCAGAGCTGCAGATCCTGATGGCAATGATGGCCATCAAAGGCATCTATGCCGAATACGGAGTGCAAAAACTGAATCACGGTATCGGTTTCAATACCGCCGCCATCGAATTGCTTTTGCCGACCTACGCCGAGTCGCTCGGATTAAAAGGGAAAATCTGCAAGTATTGGGCGCTCAACCCCCACCCCGCATTAATTCCGGCAATCGAAGCCGGCTTTGTCGAATCAATCCATTCCTTCGGTTCTGAATTAGGCATGGAAGAATACATTCGCGCCCGATCCGATATTTTCTTTGTCGGCCCCGATGGGTCCATGCGCAGCAATCGCGCACTGTGCCAGGCCGCCGGCCACTATGCTTGCGATATGTTCATAGGCTCCACACTGCAAATCGATTTGCAAGGCAATTCATCGACCGCGACCCTGGGCAGAATGTCGGGCTTTGGCGGAGCCCCCAATATGGGGGCCGATGCGCGCGGACGGCGCCATGCCAGTCCCGCATGGCTAAAGGCGGGCCAGCAAGCGCGCGACAGAAAATCCGCTATCCCCCATGGCCGGAAACTGGTGGTTCAGATTGTCGAGACCTTTCGCGAACACATGCAGCCCGCTTTTGTGGAAACCCTGGACGCATGGCAGCTTGCCGAACAAACCGGCATGCCTATCCCGCCGGTCATGATTTACGGCGATGATGTCACGCATATCCTGACTGAAGAAGGGATTGCAAATCTACTGCTGTGCCGCAGCGATGAAGAGCGGGAGCAGGCAATCCGCGGTGTGGCGGGCTACACACCCGTTGGGCGGGCCCGCGACAGGCGCATGGTGGAAAACCTTCGCGACCGCGGCATTATTCAAAGGGCCGAAGATCTCGGCGTCGACAAGCGGTCGGCAACCCGGGATTTGCTCGCAGCCAAAACAATGAAGGACCTGGTCCGCGCATCGGGTGGCTTATACAACCCGCCAAAGTCTTTCAGAAACTGGTAA
- a CDS encoding TRAP transporter small permease produces MKAFIALLDGFNKAALWLSMAALWVTSVILTYSVVARYFLRIPTDWQDEASIFMLVGVVFLTAAYVQSHRGHIGIEALASMLPAGVNKVRMFITDLASLLFCLFFSWKSWTLCYEAWAEGQTTSSNFAPPLWIPYSLMAVGMSALTLQILAQVLAHINDTRNRKWTHSS; encoded by the coding sequence CTGAAGGCATTCATCGCATTGCTCGATGGTTTCAACAAAGCCGCGCTGTGGTTGTCCATGGCCGCGCTCTGGGTAACATCGGTAATCCTGACGTACTCAGTCGTGGCCCGCTACTTTCTTCGCATTCCAACCGACTGGCAGGATGAAGCCTCAATTTTCATGCTGGTCGGAGTGGTATTCCTGACGGCCGCCTACGTGCAATCGCATCGCGGCCATATCGGGATCGAAGCGCTGGCCTCCATGCTGCCGGCAGGCGTCAACAAAGTACGGATGTTCATCACCGATCTGGCATCCCTGCTCTTCTGCCTGTTTTTTTCGTGGAAATCCTGGACGCTTTGCTACGAGGCATGGGCCGAAGGCCAAACCACATCATCCAATTTCGCACCGCCACTATGGATTCCGTATTCCCTGATGGCGGTCGGAATGAGTGCCTTGACTCTCCAGATCCTGGCTCAGGTTCTGGCCCATATCAATGACACACGGAACCGGAAATGGACCCACTCGTCTTAG
- the dctP gene encoding TRAP transporter substrate-binding protein DctP encodes MTSLTRRTLLGALATTPFWGIPSAWAQTAVKLKISHQFPGGTIKEGDFRDRLTRTFAEEVGKRTKGSLSFDIYPGSSLMKTNAQFSALRKGALDISLVPLNYAGGEVQEANIGLMPGLVTSYEQGARWKNAEVGKELARILAQKGIIIVSWIWQAGGVASRGKPVVNPEDAKGLKVRGGSRDMDLILKSAGAAVVSMPSNEIYAAMQTGTMDAAMTSSTSLISFRLEEVSKSLTSGRDKAYWYMFEPVLMSKIIFDKLTKDQQAAIMAVGAEMEQFALQGAKADDVKLATVYEKAGVKVVDLNAAEVKKWQDIARTTAWKDYAGKNANCAKLLALAEKLL; translated from the coding sequence TTTGGGGAATTCCTTCGGCGTGGGCGCAAACAGCAGTCAAGCTGAAAATCTCGCACCAGTTCCCGGGCGGCACTATCAAAGAAGGCGATTTTCGCGATCGCCTGACCCGCACGTTTGCCGAGGAAGTCGGCAAACGCACCAAAGGCAGCCTGAGCTTCGACATCTATCCCGGCTCGTCGCTAATGAAGACCAATGCGCAGTTTTCCGCATTGCGCAAGGGCGCACTGGACATATCGCTAGTACCGCTGAATTATGCCGGGGGCGAAGTACAGGAAGCGAACATCGGGCTCATGCCCGGGTTGGTAACCTCTTATGAGCAAGGCGCCCGCTGGAAAAATGCCGAAGTGGGTAAAGAGCTGGCCCGAATCCTGGCGCAAAAAGGCATCATCATCGTTAGCTGGATCTGGCAGGCGGGCGGCGTCGCGTCCCGCGGCAAGCCCGTCGTCAACCCGGAAGACGCCAAAGGATTGAAAGTTCGCGGCGGGTCGCGCGACATGGATTTGATACTCAAGTCAGCCGGCGCCGCCGTCGTCTCGATGCCCTCCAACGAAATCTACGCAGCGATGCAGACCGGCACAATGGATGCCGCCATGACGTCCTCGACATCGCTGATCTCATTCCGTCTTGAAGAAGTCTCCAAAAGCCTGACCAGCGGCCGCGACAAAGCGTACTGGTATATGTTCGAGCCCGTGTTGATGTCGAAAATAATCTTCGATAAGCTCACCAAGGATCAACAGGCCGCCATCATGGCAGTGGGCGCGGAAATGGAGCAATTCGCGCTGCAAGGGGCGAAGGCGGACGACGTCAAACTGGCAACGGTTTATGAAAAAGCCGGCGTCAAGGTGGTTGACCTGAACGCCGCCGAAGTCAAGAAATGGCAGGACATCGCGCGCACCACCGCCTGGAAAGACTATGCCGGCAAAAATGCCAATTGCGCCAAATTGCTGGCATTGGCGGAGAAGCTTCTGTGA
- the mdcG gene encoding malonate decarboxylase holo-[acyl-carrier-protein] synthase → MFKRHDLAWLTDAGWRASRDSVAPKYHPALERWQRGGWPAVVRRTDPDAMPNQVCLGIALPPDSVTRQKIRISLRAPISETSRTMPPLAIDAIIATAPAPWRHRLQLLAGQAVERDLALKVYGSVAWQALTAVSYVTASSDIDMLFSPTTCIQLEDGLALLEHHAGILPLDGEILFPSGQAVAWKEWVQAIRCGINSRVLVKENSSVHLTTTSALVASLGNIEAISCAG, encoded by the coding sequence ATGTTCAAGCGGCATGACCTGGCCTGGCTAACGGACGCAGGCTGGCGGGCGAGCCGCGACAGCGTTGCGCCAAAGTACCATCCCGCATTGGAGCGCTGGCAACGGGGCGGTTGGCCAGCGGTTGTACGGCGCACGGATCCCGATGCGATGCCCAATCAAGTCTGTTTGGGCATCGCGCTGCCGCCCGATTCGGTCACCCGCCAAAAAATCCGTATTTCATTGCGCGCACCCATTTCCGAGACAAGCCGGACCATGCCTCCGCTTGCCATCGATGCCATCATCGCCACCGCGCCTGCGCCCTGGCGACATCGGCTGCAATTGCTGGCTGGGCAAGCCGTCGAACGCGACTTGGCGCTCAAGGTTTATGGCTCCGTCGCATGGCAAGCATTGACTGCCGTATCTTATGTGACGGCAAGCTCGGATATCGACATGCTGTTTTCGCCGACAACTTGTATCCAACTCGAAGACGGGCTTGCCCTTCTGGAACACCATGCAGGAATTTTGCCACTGGATGGGGAAATCTTATTCCCTTCGGGACAAGCGGTCGCCTGGAAAGAATGGGTACAGGCGATACGCTGCGGAATCAATTCGCGCGTTCTCGTCAAGGAAAATTCCAGCGTGCACCTGACCACGACATCCGCGCTGGTGGCATCGCTTGGAAACATCGAGGCAATATCATGCGCGGGCTAG
- the mdcB gene encoding triphosphoribosyl-dephospho-CoA synthase MdcB, whose protein sequence is MDKPFCTHLGRLAIRSLHAELILYPKPGLVSLVDCGSHHDMTAATFLHSMFSLRHYFINIAEAGMNNAPFAALKHLGMEAEVRMLSATGGINTHRGAIFSLGLLCAAMGHCRAHRVTLSARAIRSALSTTWGGALAGHMHSTSTDASISHGAQVAMHHAASGAREEAALGFPSIFDIALPALERTLEAGRNTTCARIDSFFSLMAHISDTNVYHRGGMAGAATVRNLAQQFLALGGTAHPNWESHALDCHHTFVRQRLSPGGAADLLAATCLVHSVLSNCRWNNDLS, encoded by the coding sequence ATGGACAAGCCATTCTGTACGCACTTGGGCCGCCTTGCGATCCGCAGCCTGCATGCCGAACTGATCTTGTATCCCAAGCCGGGGCTGGTATCGCTGGTCGACTGCGGCAGCCACCATGACATGACCGCGGCGACTTTCCTGCACAGTATGTTCTCATTGCGGCATTACTTCATCAATATAGCGGAAGCGGGAATGAACAATGCGCCCTTTGCCGCACTCAAGCATTTAGGCATGGAGGCCGAAGTCCGCATGCTGTCGGCCACGGGCGGCATCAATACCCATCGTGGCGCAATTTTTTCTCTAGGCTTGCTGTGCGCGGCAATGGGCCATTGTCGTGCCCATCGAGTCACCCTGTCCGCCCGGGCCATACGCAGCGCCTTATCGACCACATGGGGTGGTGCGCTGGCCGGACATATGCATTCAACATCGACAGACGCTTCCATATCGCACGGCGCGCAAGTGGCAATGCACCACGCAGCCAGCGGTGCCCGCGAGGAAGCCGCATTGGGGTTTCCTTCCATTTTCGACATTGCCCTACCCGCACTGGAACGGACGCTGGAGGCCGGGCGCAATACGACTTGCGCACGGATCGACTCTTTTTTTTCGCTGATGGCGCATATCAGCGATACCAATGTGTACCATCGCGGCGGCATGGCAGGCGCGGCAACCGTCAGGAATCTTGCGCAACAATTCCTGGCTCTTGGGGGAACCGCACACCCCAATTGGGAAAGCCACGCGCTGGATTGTCACCACACCTTCGTGCGTCAACGGCTCTCGCCCGGCGGCGCCGCCGATTTACTGGCTGCAACCTGCCTTGTCCATTCAGTGCTCTCGAATTGCCGGTGGAACAATGACTTGTCTTAG
- a CDS encoding TRAP transporter large permease, whose translation MDPLVLGSLYGIVTLIVMFTGMPIAFSLGAVATGFMYFFMPAASLDTVTQNVYEEIASITLLSIPLFILKGAVIGKSPAGRDLYSAIHVWLHRVPGGLGIANVFACAIFAAMAGSSPATCFAIGSAGIPEMRARGYSPSFAAGIIAAGGTLGILLPPSITMILYAVAAEQSLGRLFLAGIGPGILLVALFSGYAVFRARKEYRIAYDIYKNGGEKSTCLENEHFTLRQKMEMLPRVLPFVFLLIGVMVALYGGFATPSETAGVGALLAISLIVVVYRIWKPKDLAPYLTSAIRESGMLLMIVGMSLLYSYVMSYLHISQSAAEWVVDLHLSKWLLLGTILILVLCLGFFLPPVSVILMTAPIILPPLKAAGFDLIWFGVVMTIVMEMGLIHPPVGLNIFIIKNIAPDISLAQVIKGTLPFLALMFLGILLLCLFPGIATGIPDVLMGINK comes from the coding sequence ATGGACCCACTCGTCTTAGGTTCCTTGTATGGAATCGTAACCCTGATCGTCATGTTCACGGGCATGCCGATTGCTTTTTCCCTGGGCGCGGTAGCCACGGGCTTCATGTATTTTTTCATGCCGGCGGCTTCGCTCGACACAGTGACGCAAAACGTCTATGAAGAAATCGCTTCGATCACCCTGCTGTCAATACCGCTATTCATTTTGAAGGGCGCCGTCATAGGCAAGTCTCCGGCAGGCAGGGATCTGTATTCGGCCATTCATGTCTGGCTGCATCGCGTTCCGGGCGGCCTGGGCATCGCCAATGTATTTGCCTGTGCCATATTCGCCGCGATGGCGGGCTCCTCGCCCGCAACCTGTTTTGCCATCGGTTCCGCCGGAATTCCCGAAATGCGCGCACGCGGCTATTCGCCGAGCTTCGCCGCCGGGATTATTGCGGCGGGGGGAACACTGGGCATCTTGCTGCCTCCGTCGATCACGATGATCCTGTATGCGGTCGCGGCGGAACAGTCGCTGGGGCGCCTGTTCCTGGCCGGAATCGGGCCGGGCATATTACTGGTGGCGCTGTTTTCCGGCTACGCCGTATTCCGCGCTCGCAAAGAATATCGCATCGCCTACGATATTTACAAGAACGGCGGCGAAAAATCGACTTGCCTGGAAAACGAGCATTTCACGCTAAGACAAAAAATGGAAATGTTGCCGCGCGTCTTGCCATTCGTATTCCTGCTGATCGGGGTAATGGTCGCGTTGTACGGCGGCTTTGCCACGCCTTCTGAAACGGCCGGCGTGGGAGCTTTGCTCGCAATCTCGTTGATTGTCGTGGTGTACAGGATCTGGAAGCCGAAAGACTTGGCGCCTTACCTGACCTCCGCCATCCGCGAGTCCGGAATGCTGTTGATGATAGTCGGGATGTCCTTGTTGTATTCCTATGTAATGAGCTATCTGCACATCAGCCAATCCGCGGCGGAATGGGTCGTCGACCTGCATTTGTCAAAGTGGCTGCTGCTGGGAACGATCCTGATACTGGTCCTGTGCCTGGGTTTCTTCCTGCCGCCGGTATCCGTCATATTGATGACGGCGCCGATTATCCTGCCGCCATTGAAAGCGGCTGGATTCGACCTGATCTGGTTCGGCGTAGTCATGACCATCGTCATGGAGATGGGCCTGATTCACCCCCCTGTCGGACTGAATATATTCATCATTAAAAATATTGCGCCGGACATCTCGCTCGCGCAAGTAATCAAGGGCACCTTGCCATTTCTGGCACTGATGTTCCTGGGGATATTGCTACTCTGTCTGTTCCCTGGAATCGCAACAGGAATACCGGATGTCCTGATGGGAATCAATAAATGA
- the mdcC gene encoding malonate decarboxylase acyl carrier protein yields the protein METLNFHFENGLRHIPAQPELVGVVSSGNLEVLVENAALQGGCAIEIKTAANGFAAIWEAVVTDFNQRWQLSDARISINDMGATPAVVRLRLDQAIETLLEHAS from the coding sequence ATGGAAACCTTGAATTTTCACTTTGAAAATGGCCTGCGCCACATACCCGCGCAGCCTGAGCTGGTCGGTGTCGTCAGTTCCGGGAACCTGGAAGTATTGGTCGAAAACGCAGCGCTACAGGGCGGCTGCGCGATTGAAATCAAAACCGCGGCAAACGGCTTTGCCGCGATATGGGAAGCAGTGGTAACGGATTTCAATCAACGCTGGCAATTGTCCGACGCACGCATTTCAATCAATGATATGGGGGCAACGCCCGCGGTCGTCAGGCTGCGCCTGGACCAGGCAATAGAAACGCTGCTGGAGCACGCGTCATGA
- the mdcE gene encoding biotin-independent malonate decarboxylase subunit gamma, whose product MEWKELARQLFPEGQSIIEQDSFLSGTAQVQGKTIAVIGTTNHTSIGIEIALSQAKAVLQVVRDHPQRTILLLVDTQGQRLRHRDEMLGINSYMAHLGKCVDLARRRGHQVIALVYDQALSGGFIASGLMADACYALPESTIRVMGLPAMARITKVPEQTLIELAKENPVFAPGPKNYFRMGGIEAIWDSNFSAQLIAALASTNSSDQRTSLGLSRGGRKLAYPVAEAVISGAHVQAA is encoded by the coding sequence ATGGAATGGAAAGAGCTTGCACGGCAACTGTTCCCCGAAGGCCAGTCCATTATCGAGCAGGATAGCTTCCTGTCGGGAACGGCGCAGGTACAAGGCAAGACCATCGCCGTTATCGGAACAACGAATCACACATCGATCGGCATCGAGATTGCCTTGTCCCAGGCGAAGGCGGTACTGCAAGTCGTTCGCGATCATCCGCAACGAACAATCCTCCTTCTGGTCGATACACAGGGGCAGCGCCTGCGCCATCGTGACGAAATGCTGGGAATCAACAGCTATATGGCGCATTTGGGAAAATGCGTCGACCTGGCGCGACGCCGCGGCCACCAGGTCATCGCCCTTGTATACGACCAGGCACTTTCGGGCGGCTTCATTGCCAGCGGCCTGATGGCCGATGCCTGCTATGCATTGCCGGAATCGACTATTCGCGTCATGGGCCTGCCGGCAATGGCGCGCATTACCAAGGTTCCGGAACAGACATTGATCGAACTGGCCAAGGAAAATCCCGTTTTCGCTCCCGGCCCGAAAAACTATTTTCGCATGGGCGGAATTGAAGCAATCTGGGACAGCAATTTCTCCGCACAATTGATTGCGGCGCTTGCAAGTACGAATTCATCGGATCAACGCACTTCGTTGGGCCTGAGCCGAGGAGGTCGCAAACTGGCCTATCCTGTGGCGGAAGCAGTGATTTCCGGGGCTCATGTTCAAGCGGCATGA